In Conger conger chromosome 5, fConCon1.1, whole genome shotgun sequence, the DNA window AAATGCAGTAATATTAAATTCGAAAGTATTAATATGaatgcatttaaattaaattggccctaacgctaacattagcctgctctccatcaaggtatcagcacagctCTTTCACATGCAGAACAAGACATTCTCATGGATACCCAATTATGTACATAGCATTAACATGGCAACATGTTATTCTTTTGATACCTTCAACAGATACAAAATGAATTGTCCATATTCCAAGCAACATCATGACATTTATTCCGACAATGAGAATAAAAGTCATTTGTGGGTGGCACTATCATTGAGTGAATGTGGATGCACAGTAGTTAGTCATAgtttgatggagagcaggctgatgttagcattcgGGCTGGTATactgaatttcctgtcttttgaggcttttagcaaatgcaaacatttcacttcaaacatagttttttgtgattcatttattttaacgtGAACAAAGTACAAAGTACATTTTTAGAAAGTTATTTCATGACGCAATGTTGCCATCTAGTGCAAGTAActgaaaacaacattaaattCTGAAAACTAAATTCTGATATAACGTAGTATATAGCAGTACAACTGAAAATTATGGATTCAGTTATACTCTGGATATTACCTTGGCTCAAGCTGAAATGAGAAattatgccaattcatgtaaccttattgtaaagtgttaccaatgcACTTCTAAGACTCCATCAAGTGGTGTTGACAGAGCCATAATCAACCTTAAGATGTTTGTTTTGGCATCTGACAAGCCATCATTTGTTACTAAAACTCCAACTGAAAGAAAAGCCTTTAGAGTTCCCGAAACAGTATACCGTGAGACTTCTGAGGGTAATCGGATGTATAAATGGATGGTGTGGACCCAGGCTGCACTCAGGGTTTTGTTCAAATATTCAAGGCTGTCTGACAGTAATTAGCAAACTGAAGTGCTGTTTGATTTGAGTGAGAGCATTGCTGCTCCTGACTGGTGAATAAGACGAGATGAAGGTTGGTGTTTATGCTTGTCACACTTTTCTAGCATAACAGGAACACATCCTGAGCAGTGGGTACAGGAACACGTCCTTAGAGTGCAGAAATAGACACTCTCTGTGGGGATTGCATTCTCTGTAATAGAAGTATGATTTATTTGACCATAGTGCAGCTTAATATTTCAACCATATCACTGTAGGGAGCTCCCAGTACAATTACAGTTCAAACAGTGAGCCATTGGGATCACACAGGAAAGGTTGATACATCCAACAGATGGGGTGGGGTCACAGAGTCCTAGCTTCAACTAGCATGTATAATAATTGGAGCATGTATATTTCACTAAAGCATTGCCGTGTGATTTATATAGGTTTTGTGGACAAGGGCCCTCATTTTCAACTACGTTAGGTCAGATTTTCTTCAAATAAACTTTGAAGCTAAGAAAGACTATTTTATATGTTGCAGAAATGAGTGCTGTATAAGAGTGATGGGAGAATGAGTCATgaagaattacatttaatgaaagaaaagacATGCCTGTCAATGACTTTGAGAATAATAGTGTTGGGTCTTTTACAAATCTCAGCCAGACACACAACCCGAATTGATAGTAAAAgagtttatattttatatgcGCACAGGAAAACATAATAACATCTTGGACAGACCCATACATCTAGGACATGTACCTTGCACAAactgcaattacattttttttaaatgatagtaAAATAAAGGTGAACCAGATAAAAGTCTGAAGGGaccaacattttaaaaacatgcaaacaGGTTTGTTCATATAGAATAtaatcacagaaaagtaagagATTTGTACTACTGTCAGATTTGCTTGTTAgaggtgtctgtctgtgttacGTCCCAGAAGTCAGCCGAGTTACAATGGTAGCTCAAGGCGTTTCAAATCAGAGAGGGGCAAAAGTTGTATCACTAAGCAATCACGATATGGCTAAAGTGTGGACTTTCGGCTCGTTTTTGCTGTCAAGATGTTTCCAGAAAAATTCTGGAATTCTATTCCAGAGGTCCACCTGCGCCTCAGCATGAGCACTGGGGTCACCCCCAAACGCCACCACAGCATTGCCCACGGCAGCATGCATGCCAGTGGCACAATGTGGCATGTAGGGGACCTCCAGAAAGTGCCCTGCCTTCGGGTAAACCACCAGCTCGGAGTCATGTTTCCCATGATCCTTCAGTCGCTTCATCATCTGCTCTGCATAAAAGCAGCTTTTCCAGTTTCTATCATCCCCTGATACAGCAAACAGGAACGTGCACTTGGCTCGCTCTATGGGGATGAGGGATCCCTGGTTCTCCGGGGCCATGGGGTCCAAAAGGCAGTTGCTAACATCCAGAACCCCAGACTCTGTGGCCATGGCTCTGTTTAGATTTGCAAGAAGGGGTGGGATGACCATGCCCCTATAGTGTAGGGGGGCCAGGACGTTAGCATTGCAACCATTGACACAGACTGTGGCTGAGACTCCAGTCAGGAAAGAGGCCATGGACAGTGCTAAATCTCCACTCTTCGAGATGGACAATATGCCAACTCCAGGTGCTTTGACCTACAAAGTGAAAAGAATACAGCATTAAAACTAGGGGTGCAATGGTTCACAAAAGTCATGGTTCAATGGTGATTCACGGTTTTTAAGGTTTCAGCTCCGTTCTGTACATTACTGGTAAagcattggcctccactggcttcctattgctgcacgcatccgattcaaggccctagtgttggcatttcaggctgctaaggggactgccccacattacatacaatccctgatcactccctactccccagctagaccactccggtctgccagctctggtcgccttacgattccctctctacgggcacctggcggtcgagctgcacgttcacgcctgttttccgttctggttcctcagtggtggaatgacttgcctaccactgtcaggacagcagaatccctccccctatttcgacgcagactcaaaacacacctcttcaaactctaccttagtcccccctcctgatttaccccgccccccccttctgatacccctatccctgtctaaccccccccccccccccccaaaaaaaaaaaaaaaatatatatatatatattgcacttatatgacgactatatgtttagaacagcagtccaggtgtatttttctagttctggatgtgatgctttgacttgtggtagaacctatgcacttgtaagtcgctttggattaaaagcgtctgccaaatgaataaaatgtaaaatgcaaatgtaaatgaaaagtaGCTTCATCAAAAACTTGAGAACTGGTTCTTTAAAAGAGGAAAAGTATAAttttcaaattgaaaataatCCCACTTCATAGACTAAGGCTATGAACATAAAATGCAGCATACTCTCAACCTGAATTAGATTACGTCAAAAGATaaagtgggggagggggcgggttcaaagggggaaaaataataataatgtgttttcaaatgttctatattaaaattattttgaattcccagtcattatttatttctatttttatatcCAGCAAAAGACAACAGTGCCTTTCTAGGAACACACAATTTTTAAAACTTAAAACCTAAATCTAAATTCATGCTTGTAACGACAAATCATCATCCCACAAAATGGACTGACAGACTGGTACTACTGGTACTACTCACCTCAGGCAGATTTCTCAGGAACATTATGGCCTCTTCAAAGTATTCCAAATCAAGCTTTGTCATGTTTTTTGGCAAGTCCTCATAGCCATAGAAAGCCAGACTCAAAACCACAAAGCCTTGGTTTGCTAGCAGGGATCCACTGACTTCTGACAACCCACCACCTAAAGTATGCATATGCACAATGCCTGGGAATGGACCTGGACCTAGAACAGAGGTGGGGAAAAAATAGCCCAACACACCACTAAAACTCATAAACTggcatttttcatgaaaaaagtcaTTAGGTGTAGGTATACCCACCACATTCTACAACTGGAGAAAGCACAGAAGGTAAACAAAAGCACCCAATAAACTTTCCCTcaggaaaaaaatactttccaAAGGTTTGAGATTAATGTGTAGGGTATGCATAGGCATATATACATGACATTCAAAATATCAATCACGACTGCAGAATTGAGCAGCGCTGAGCTGAATTTAAATTTAGTGTAAAACAaacgtttttttccccaaccTGTTTTGTTATATTGAACTTGAAGCTAATAAATGTTGCCCTTCTTTCGTACAGCCTAATCGTATACCTACCATATGATTGCGTGTTTGTaacataaatatgttttacacgCACATACAATTAGGCTACTAGCCTACGGTATGCCAAGATAGAGAAACGCTAAACTCGTTTCAACCACcttaaagaaatgaaaatattagACTAACCAGGTGGCAGAAAGAGGATACCCCTAATTCTTCCTTCTTTTATTGGTATGCGCCGCAAACCTTCTACCATGAATCCTCTCGCATTTGTCTCTCTGGCGAGAACATGCCCCTGCCTCTCGCTGTCGTGAACTTCGATATGCACAAGACAGGGGCTTAACGCGTCCCTCTTCCGTAGTTTCACATGGGGCATCTCCGGTCTCATGGACCAAAAAAGACCCATGGGTTCAACTCCACTGTAGCTGCCGCCAAGGGAAGGATGGCTGTCTAAACGTATCTCCCCTCTTGGATCTGCCTTGTACGTGCCAGAGGACTTGAATGTTACGCCTTTGTCATCGGTGAGTTTTGCGGTCAATTCCACGCACTTCCCGGGGACTAGTCCTTCAATTGTTGTGTGAATCGTCTCATTGAACAAGCACTTGCTCCTAGGGAGAAGCCGCAAGCGCACTCCAGAACTCATATTCGTAGATGTGCGAGAAAAGCCTTTAAAGAAAATGTGTCTAAAAAGTCGGACGCTTCTTGTGTTTATAATGCTGAAAACATGCATCCTTCGGCAAGACGCTCACCTCGCGCAACCGGTGTTCTGCTTTTTAGACACGTTTCAACTTTATAATTGGATATTTGGATGTCTCAACACTTACAAGACACACCCACAAGAGGTCGATTTAGGCGGCATCACAATTTGCACCAGCTCCATTAGGTGTGCTAAACACTTGTTGTGTAGCAAGGGTGGGGTTTCTCCAAAACCCCACAAGCTATTCTACAGTGTTCATGGTTTCCCATGCATTCAAATCCAGCGCATCAAACTGTGTCTATACTTTCCTTTCAGAGGGGTTGCTGCACCCCTGCCGGTGGGCAACAAGCAGTAAGCTGGCACACCATACACTTTTGTTTAGCCTACCTGTGGTCTTGTGAAATCATATTTAATGGACCAAGTCCTGTTTcaaaaggtaaatggttggcatttatattgcgccattatccaaagcgctgtacaattgatgcttctcattcacctattcatatacacactcacacaccaaaggagattggctgccatacaaggcaccaaccagcttgtcaggagcatttgggggttaggtgtcttgctcagagacacccagggcgggatcgaactcaCAACCATTcaactgccaggcgactgctcttacctccagaTGTCACCCCAACTACACTTTTCTGTTAAACAGGTTTCTGCACCCCTGCCAGCGGCAAGCAAGCACACCCTGTAATTTTGTTAATCTCATATTTAAagacctgtttcaaaaccaagaatgcaatatatgcaagacCAGGGATGGTTtgcacacttttcccttcccttTGGCTTATTTCTCTGGCATAATGTTAGAATCTTCTAACCAGTAGCAAATTAAATGATAAGGTCTCAGTTATAAATAAAGGTATGTTAATGTCCACAAATGTCTTGTAAAATTAGATGATAAGGGGtggactgtagcgtagtggttaaggtaaatagatagatagatagatagatagatagatagatactttattcatcccgagggaaattttaggcattcagtagcttataaatacacatatatacacacatatctcacacaaaTAAAGatcaaaagataaaaaaatcagaaataagtaattaaattaaataaatgtgcaatcaaataaatgtgcaatcgTGGTAGTgcaaaaagtacaaagtaaacagtaaacagtagacagcgtgatgtggtggaaggagcagaaagagactcATGGTGAAAAGTCCAGTTATCTCCTCCCATTTTGtgtattgtataaatgaatggcCCATGGAACAAAGGACCTTTTTGACCTGTCTGTTGAgcatgtcagagacaggagtctgctgctgaagatgctcttctgtcggtttagtgtgttatatagtgggtGGCAGTCATTGTCCATGATTGCCAGCATCctgttcagtgtccttttctctgctgttgatgTTGTTAAGCACCATCTCCTTGGttttgggaatgttcagttgcaTATGGTTGACATTGCACCACTGGACAAAATCATCCACTAGGTTCCTGTACTCATCCTCCTGCCTATCCCTGATACATGCCGCTATTGCAGTGTCGTCTGAAAACTTCTGCATGTGGCATGACTCTGAGTTGTGCCTGAAGTCAGATACAGGGTGAACAGGGCCGGTGAAAGCACAGTCCCCTGTGGTGCTCCGGTGCTGCTGACCACCTGCTCTGAGAAACAGTCCTTCATCCTGACGAACTGTTGTCTCTCCGTC includes these proteins:
- the LOC133129410 gene encoding acyl-coenzyme A thioesterase 1-like, which produces MHVFSIINTRSVRLFRHIFFKGFSRTSTNMSSGVRLRLLPRSKCLFNETIHTTIEGLVPGKCVELTAKLTDDKGVTFKSSGTYKADPRGEIRLDSHPSLGGSYSGVEPMGLFWSMRPEMPHVKLRKRDALSPCLVHIEVHDSERQGHVLARETNARGFMVEGLRRIPIKEGRIRGILFLPPGPGPFPGIVHMHTLGGGLSEVSGSLLANQGFVVLSLAFYGYEDLPKNMTKLDLEYFEEAIMFLRNLPEVKAPGVGILSISKSGDLALSMASFLTGVSATVCVNGCNANVLAPLHYRGMVIPPLLANLNRAMATESGVLDVSNCLLDPMAPENQGSLIPIERAKCTFLFAVSGDDRNWKSCFYAEQMMKRLKDHGKHDSELVVYPKAGHFLEVPYMPHCATGMHAAVGNAVVAFGGDPSAHAEAQVDLWNRIPEFFWKHLDSKNEPKVHTLAIS